In Bacillus sp. DX3.1, the following proteins share a genomic window:
- a CDS encoding bacteriocin-processing peptidase family protein, whose product MLEFRRLDTCLKEKRFLDGLHDVNKELTNIRDVNTLSYVKEWLSTISSAEECYTLIRLTDEGLMHQYSAFLTRYSYKKFPSLKSVSLYCDELIDERKVLDAEKLLKDSLQDAAKDQIDSDTLSKTYFTLARCLLEMKRNEEALQYMKKAEQYSKRPLFDKWGYFYIQTGEWDKAEQSLLAGKQSEECQELATYLLSQLYAYRGEHQQALRLIDDAMEKFPQVPYFYFEKVKNLVDLQCYEEMIDLLDQINRMLPYHAYKSYFVHLRAEALYKMNKSEELLALLKKETCLKDSIYHNIEKYPDGKKVQLPLVPIVQKDNYCVPASLEMMLRLWKEERTQDEVANRIFDVTGSKFSDTVFYLEELGYVCRYFKGTEKLYKQLIDQGIPVLLSLDIEHASHVQVLAGYDEQLQSFSIQDPNFLEPLLVEYDKFQERYRYTDYLSIVFVPKEKVDQLLCLSFEEDVYFRKLFTLTDHLEEQDKLGIEKLVAFLQEQREIPYTWLYAIKHLDVEVDQEFILSCVQSLMKMYPDSDFVKLHSAQCFIRLRDMEQAADMLQSVQKKKNQALYHFIAGRYALEKENYEEAISSFQSSLQLDADQPIAWSFLALSYMYMDQSEKGLEMSHIAIQRHPERFILVNHGLILMDLERYEQAYHMFNTLLKDYKYEAHIWYERARCARQLGKLYLAIKGLHIAIQLDETAPYSYVELSEIYEYDLEDEKSAEDILLQGIPKCEDPSTIYVRLGDLYFQSDRFDRAEEIYKRCLEENNQDVFAHLGLVQIYMAQEQYEQAKQYIVSVEKQFEKNHDFLIHAGMALWDAEVELGAKEDQLKTVLFMLEDGIRYLQNNIADVLEEYVSRIEGTSFVQRSIAFLKQLAKERAEHIEYSCYVGILYESLGQYGQAMKRYYYAINQQPSTLPYYRLGETYMALEQIEQAKKAYETCLEINSQFTVVHFKLAEIYAMEENISKEQYHMLQAMKQDPLGVNMEQLAQLSVENQLHEELLSELLKLTGRVAEMWRLDALAYVYGAAGDSEKEQELVEEALQMDKEHPEVIFHYAKVLAKQRNPKAISLVTSVMKRDIHNERAFELYVQVMEQQRKLPQIRDALHLLPITKQERSFTFMYTATAIANRFAEKQQNEQPKKSIFTRAFYRVKNRAKEIYSLTMVINLFEISLKLNTKNSLAAQRLAEFYENGNMIAEAIEVLQTSLENVWDFDVAQQFATLLLNHGDGNEDMIRDALRLTKQMLQEQPHHYDVLVLQSHALFELGDEKKAEKICLQLVETMPFVSRGFLALADIYRSQERFKEAINMLEKGLTHHPHENAIYLALAASYHQDGRTEKAEELTHHVLSFDPSDLLVRYNHACYLAMLNRNEEAKAELETVLQEDETGLFAELAEEDEDLSEVWGAVKR is encoded by the coding sequence ATGCTAGAATTTAGGCGGCTGGACACATGTTTGAAAGAGAAACGATTTTTAGATGGGTTACATGACGTAAATAAAGAACTGACAAATATAAGAGACGTCAATACGCTGTCATATGTGAAAGAATGGCTATCAACTATTTCATCAGCAGAGGAGTGCTACACACTTATTCGTCTTACAGATGAAGGGCTTATGCATCAATATAGTGCGTTTCTTACTCGCTATTCCTATAAAAAATTCCCAAGTTTGAAATCGGTTTCTTTGTATTGTGATGAGCTTATTGATGAACGCAAAGTTCTTGATGCTGAAAAATTATTAAAAGATTCCTTGCAAGATGCAGCGAAAGATCAAATAGATTCGGATACATTATCTAAAACATATTTTACGTTAGCACGTTGTCTTCTTGAAATGAAACGAAATGAAGAAGCGTTACAATATATGAAAAAAGCAGAGCAGTATAGTAAACGCCCGTTGTTTGACAAATGGGGTTATTTTTACATACAAACGGGGGAATGGGATAAAGCAGAGCAGTCACTTTTAGCTGGGAAGCAGAGTGAAGAATGCCAAGAGTTAGCAACCTATTTACTTTCACAACTATATGCTTATAGAGGGGAACACCAGCAAGCGTTACGACTCATTGATGATGCGATGGAAAAGTTTCCACAAGTACCGTATTTCTATTTTGAAAAAGTGAAAAATTTAGTAGATTTACAGTGTTATGAAGAGATGATTGATTTGTTAGATCAAATCAATCGTATGCTACCGTATCATGCTTATAAAAGTTATTTTGTGCATTTACGTGCGGAGGCACTGTATAAAATGAATAAAAGTGAGGAACTGCTAGCTTTATTAAAAAAAGAAACATGTTTAAAAGATTCAATATATCATAATATAGAAAAATATCCTGATGGGAAAAAGGTTCAGTTACCGTTAGTTCCAATTGTACAAAAAGATAATTATTGCGTACCGGCAAGTTTAGAAATGATGTTACGTTTATGGAAAGAAGAACGTACGCAAGATGAAGTGGCAAATCGTATTTTTGATGTAACAGGGTCGAAGTTTTCAGACACGGTTTTCTATTTAGAAGAGTTAGGCTATGTTTGTCGTTATTTTAAAGGAACAGAAAAGCTTTACAAGCAGTTAATTGATCAGGGGATCCCAGTATTGCTGAGTTTAGATATTGAGCATGCATCGCATGTTCAAGTGCTTGCTGGATACGATGAGCAGTTGCAATCCTTTTCTATTCAAGATCCGAATTTTTTGGAGCCGCTTCTTGTTGAATATGATAAGTTTCAGGAAAGGTATCGTTATACAGACTATTTATCAATTGTTTTTGTACCGAAGGAGAAAGTAGATCAATTGTTATGCTTATCGTTTGAAGAAGATGTATATTTCCGGAAATTGTTTACGCTCACGGATCATCTGGAAGAGCAGGATAAACTAGGAATCGAAAAATTAGTAGCATTTTTACAAGAGCAGAGAGAGATTCCTTATACATGGTTATATGCAATTAAACATTTAGACGTCGAAGTAGATCAAGAGTTTATCCTTTCTTGCGTGCAAAGTTTAATGAAGATGTATCCAGATTCAGATTTTGTGAAACTGCACAGTGCACAATGCTTTATTCGTCTTCGTGATATGGAACAAGCGGCAGACATGTTACAAAGTGTACAGAAAAAGAAAAATCAAGCGTTGTATCATTTTATAGCAGGGCGATATGCTTTAGAGAAAGAGAACTATGAAGAAGCAATTTCAAGTTTTCAATCATCGTTACAATTAGATGCAGATCAGCCGATAGCGTGGAGTTTTCTAGCATTATCGTATATGTATATGGATCAGTCTGAAAAGGGATTAGAGATGTCTCATATTGCTATCCAGCGTCATCCTGAACGGTTTATCCTCGTGAATCATGGTTTGATTTTAATGGATTTGGAGCGCTATGAACAAGCGTATCACATGTTTAATACGTTACTGAAAGATTACAAGTATGAAGCACATATATGGTATGAACGAGCTCGCTGTGCGCGTCAACTTGGAAAATTATATTTAGCAATAAAAGGATTACACATAGCAATTCAATTGGATGAGACAGCACCATATTCATATGTGGAGCTTTCGGAAATATATGAATATGATTTAGAAGATGAAAAAAGTGCGGAAGATATTTTATTGCAAGGAATCCCAAAATGTGAAGATCCGTCGACGATCTATGTTCGATTAGGAGATTTGTATTTTCAAAGTGATCGATTTGACCGAGCGGAAGAAATATATAAACGTTGTCTAGAAGAAAATAATCAAGATGTTTTTGCGCATCTCGGTTTGGTTCAAATTTATATGGCGCAAGAACAGTATGAGCAGGCGAAACAATATATTGTAAGTGTAGAAAAGCAATTTGAGAAGAATCATGATTTTCTCATTCATGCTGGTATGGCGTTATGGGATGCGGAAGTCGAGCTAGGGGCAAAGGAAGACCAATTAAAGACTGTACTATTTATGTTGGAAGACGGGATTCGCTATTTACAAAATAATATAGCGGATGTGTTAGAGGAGTATGTAAGCCGGATTGAAGGAACATCATTTGTTCAGCGAAGTATCGCATTTTTAAAACAACTTGCGAAAGAGCGAGCGGAACACATTGAGTATAGCTGTTATGTTGGCATTTTATACGAATCGCTTGGGCAATATGGTCAAGCAATGAAACGATATTATTATGCAATAAATCAGCAACCGAGTACACTTCCTTATTATCGCCTTGGCGAGACATATATGGCATTAGAGCAAATTGAACAAGCAAAAAAGGCGTATGAAACATGTCTGGAAATCAATTCGCAGTTTACTGTCGTTCATTTCAAATTAGCTGAAATATATGCGATGGAAGAAAATATTTCAAAAGAACAATATCATATGCTGCAGGCGATGAAACAAGATCCATTAGGTGTGAATATGGAGCAGTTGGCACAGCTATCAGTGGAAAATCAGCTTCATGAAGAGCTCCTATCTGAGTTATTAAAATTAACTGGAAGAGTAGCTGAAATGTGGCGTTTAGACGCACTTGCATACGTATATGGTGCCGCTGGAGACTCCGAAAAGGAACAGGAACTTGTGGAAGAAGCGTTGCAAATGGATAAAGAACATCCAGAAGTGATATTCCATTATGCGAAAGTACTTGCTAAACAGCGTAATCCAAAAGCAATTTCACTTGTTACAAGTGTGATGAAGCGCGATATTCATAACGAACGCGCATTTGAATTGTATGTACAAGTGATGGAGCAACAGCGAAAATTACCTCAAATACGAGATGCTCTCCACTTGCTTCCTATCACGAAACAAGAAAGAAGCTTTACCTTTATGTATACGGCGACTGCTATAGCAAATCGATTTGCTGAAAAACAGCAAAATGAACAGCCGAAAAAGTCGATCTTTACGAGAGCATTTTATCGCGTGAAAAATCGCGCGAAAGAGATTTATTCGCTTACAATGGTCATTAATTTGTTTGAAATCTCATTAAAATTGAATACAAAAAATAGTCTGGCAGCGCAGCGATTAGCTGAGTTTTATGAAAACGGAAATATGATTGCAGAAGCAATAGAAGTATTACAAACATCTTTAGAAAATGTTTGGGATTTTGATGTTGCCCAGCAGTTTGCCACACTACTCCTTAATCACGGGGATGGAAATGAGGATATGATACGAGATGCTCTCCGTCTAACGAAACAAATGTTACAAGAACAGCCGCATCATTACGATGTTCTTGTATTACAATCGCATGCACTGTTTGAGTTAGGAGACGAGAAAAAAGCAGAAAAAATCTGCTTGCAATTAGTTGAAACAATGCCTTTTGTAAGTAGAGGATTTCTCGCTCTAGCCGATATATATCGAAGTCAAGAAAGGTTTAAAGAAGCCATTAATATGTTAGAGAAAGGGCTTACACATCATCCACATGAAAATGCAATCTATCTGGCTTTAGCAGCTTCCTATCATCAAGATGGAAGAACAGAAAAGGCAGAAGAACTAACGCATCATGTTCTATCCTTTGACCCCTCAGATTTATTAGTACGTTACAATCATGCATGTTATTTAGCGATGTTAAACCGAAATGAAGAAGCAAAAGCAGAGCTTGAAACGGTACTGCAGGAGGACGAAACAGGACTTTTTGCAGAGCTTGCAGAAGAAGATGAAGATTTGAGTGAAGTGTGGGGGGCTGTGAAGAGATGA